From the Roseibium sp. HPY-6 genome, one window contains:
- a CDS encoding DUF3800 domain-containing protein, protein MDLLIRCRKADVGMLNSICCEKNLLRQAERAYHSHMAYLYLDDSKHHRFGFSLAAFVICEADPSGYLSSVFRERRFNPKEFEYKSSAKMAGDNRLRDLRDAMKYYVGRHCKVAVCVVNGDNRLGPAALRLLSLALTHPSLEGQDHEVFFDEGLFKSPKSAADLAAKEAKLARCNFHFEQDSKKHLGIQLADLVAHTCSTILLETLGHVTKKVVLDTPGDSIYDSQEVKLGFEMWAGIRYAFLARNKQLLSDDIDPAMVDVCPWGLFVDESASEQVSEAAMQRFGENYLGCIH, encoded by the coding sequence ATGGACTTACTGATACGCTGCCGCAAAGCAGACGTTGGCATGCTGAATTCAATCTGCTGCGAGAAAAATCTTTTGCGGCAAGCCGAGCGCGCGTATCACAGCCACATGGCATACCTTTACCTTGACGACAGCAAACATCATCGTTTTGGGTTTTCGCTGGCTGCTTTTGTGATCTGCGAAGCTGATCCGTCGGGCTATCTTAGTTCGGTCTTCCGAGAGCGGCGATTCAATCCCAAAGAATTTGAATACAAGTCTTCGGCCAAGATGGCGGGAGACAACCGGCTTCGAGATCTACGAGATGCCATGAAGTACTATGTAGGCAGACATTGCAAGGTCGCCGTATGCGTTGTAAATGGCGACAATAGGCTGGGACCTGCAGCACTCAGATTGCTAAGTCTCGCCCTGACCCACCCCAGTCTTGAAGGGCAAGATCACGAAGTATTTTTTGACGAAGGGTTGTTTAAATCGCCTAAATCAGCGGCTGATTTGGCCGCAAAAGAAGCCAAGCTCGCTCGCTGCAATTTTCATTTTGAGCAAGACTCGAAAAAGCACTTGGGCATTCAGCTCGCTGACCTTGTAGCCCACACGTGTAGTACGATTCTGCTGGAAACACTGGGCCATGTAACCAAAAAAGTTGTCCTCGATACGCCGGGAGACAGCATTTATGATAGCCAAGAAGTCAAACTCGGCTTCGAAATGTGGGCGGGCATTCGCTATGCCTTCCTGGCTAGGAACAAACAGCTTCTGAGCGATGACATCGATCCAGCTATGGTCGACGTTTGCCCGTGGGGCTTATTTGTAGACGAAAGCGCAAGCGAACAGGTCTCGGAAGCAGCAATGCAGCGGTTTGGTGAGAATTACCTTGGATGCATTCACTGA
- the recF gene encoding DNA replication/repair protein RecF, which yields MSEFRTAQLTRLSLTDFRNYTQLTMPIAANMVAFVGANGAGKTNILEAISFLTAGRGLRRAALADAARSGGSGNWSVAATVLLDGLETKIGTGLVAGVSGRKVRIDGQEVRGSDALLDYMRVLWLVPAMDGLFTGSGSDRRRFLDRLTLAIDPAHGRRVADFENALRQRNRLLDQGGADAYLSALEQQVADVGTAVSIARQETVGLLSRTIEDQAAQSLPFPHAALTLEGAFETETSGLSAADREERYRQLLSDGRARDRAAGRTLNGPHLSDLKVRHAAKDMPASQSSTGEQKALLIGLILAHAELTAKVSGMTPVLLLDEVAAHLDPNRRAALFSKLSSLGGQVFMTGTDEALFEALPPASEIIEISAGTSRQIRGPQTP from the coding sequence ATGAGTGAATTCCGGACAGCGCAACTCACGCGCCTGTCTCTGACCGATTTTCGCAACTACACGCAACTGACCATGCCCATCGCGGCAAACATGGTTGCCTTTGTCGGTGCAAACGGCGCCGGCAAGACCAATATCCTCGAAGCCATCTCGTTCCTGACCGCAGGGCGCGGGCTTCGCCGCGCCGCTCTGGCAGATGCCGCCCGTTCTGGCGGAAGCGGCAACTGGAGCGTTGCGGCTACCGTGCTCCTGGATGGGCTGGAGACGAAAATCGGAACGGGGCTCGTTGCCGGCGTCTCAGGCCGCAAGGTGAGGATCGACGGCCAGGAGGTTCGCGGCTCCGATGCGCTTCTCGACTACATGCGCGTCCTCTGGCTTGTTCCGGCCATGGATGGTCTGTTCACAGGTTCCGGATCGGACCGGCGCCGGTTTCTGGACCGCCTGACCCTTGCGATTGACCCTGCGCATGGCCGCCGGGTCGCCGATTTCGAAAATGCCCTCAGGCAACGCAACCGGCTTCTGGATCAGGGTGGTGCGGATGCTTATCTAAGCGCGCTCGAACAGCAGGTTGCCGACGTCGGGACGGCCGTTTCGATCGCGCGCCAGGAAACGGTCGGGCTTTTGTCGCGCACAATAGAGGACCAGGCAGCACAGTCGCTGCCGTTCCCTCACGCCGCGCTTACGCTCGAAGGTGCCTTCGAGACCGAAACCTCAGGCCTGAGCGCTGCAGATCGGGAAGAACGCTATCGGCAACTCCTGTCTGACGGGCGCGCCAGGGACCGGGCTGCCGGACGCACGCTGAATGGGCCGCATCTGAGCGACCTGAAGGTGCGCCATGCTGCGAAAGACATGCCGGCGTCCCAATCATCGACCGGCGAGCAAAAGGCGCTGTTGATCGGGCTTATCCTTGCCCACGCTGAGCTGACGGCAAAAGTGAGCGGCATGACACCTGTCCTGCTGCTCGACGAAGTCGCCGCGCATCTCGATCCAAACCGCCGGGCCGCCCTCTTTTCAAAGCTCAGTTCACTTGGCGGGCAGGTGTTCATGACAGGAACGGATGAGGCCCTTTTCGAGGCCTTGCCGCCGGCGTCAGAGATCATTGAAATTTCAGCAGGCACCAGCCGGCAGATCAGGGGTCCTCAGACCCCTTAA
- a CDS encoding AAA family ATPase, producing the protein MIEQPVTFALPVPWETQQFTIERFGDVSFFVGPNGSGKSRFSETLNAVLPNARMLGTDRLERMSVTGLSNFFGDNLKTGLQKNHFQHFRTAGRQGSGIDTFIILEERPDIRVIVEATLSSLFGREIVLEWDSGNLVPKARLARTGAYYRMDRDECHGIRELLVLLTHLHNDEHQFLIVDEPELNLHPQFQSFFVQEVRKVAGTHEPGTSRKGIILITHSPFILDLRSVDDMQTIVCFSTDHSPPKYIGALAEAERARFASLVPRLNVHHKQLFFSDNPIFVEGVFDAQIIEAIQERRNTSITAAGSCLIDVGGCEEVTKYVELCRHYGKNAYFLFDLDSLFLGSLRRCIREDGSIAEFLASLGLGADFAAYCGALDRELTDAVRTIEGSDNAVGVIETLQNYFRSITEDNKKLKRQRVAVLIEMAADRDAIVALLTEPVVASIEGRLSQIRAALRTKNIFLLGGGALEHYLPSYSGERYDLTDSAKKVAVMDEVALLASGAIDDNLEDRYGELFQCIAALPAKPAVDTERVLRAYVGDYIHELQGIVVGKANWDKAQIEAHFTMAQSGIAKLITLEEFERRGEREFNAILKISGPKELRVDISHETNAGMHSFTFRSEPAAEPDAAPGPVAVR; encoded by the coding sequence TTGGACCAAATGGTAGTGGAAAATCGCGTTTTTCCGAGACCTTAAATGCGGTTCTTCCAAACGCACGAATGCTAGGTACAGATCGGCTCGAACGTATGTCGGTGACTGGTCTTTCTAACTTCTTCGGAGACAACTTAAAAACTGGACTCCAAAAAAATCACTTCCAACATTTTCGCACAGCTGGTCGTCAAGGCTCAGGTATTGATACGTTTATCATACTCGAAGAACGACCCGACATTAGAGTTATTGTCGAAGCAACACTGAGTTCGCTTTTTGGTCGTGAAATCGTACTTGAATGGGACTCTGGAAATCTCGTTCCAAAAGCGCGGCTTGCTCGAACCGGTGCATATTATCGAATGGACCGAGATGAATGCCACGGCATTCGGGAACTCTTGGTCCTTCTCACTCATTTGCATAATGACGAACACCAGTTTCTGATTGTTGATGAGCCTGAACTAAACTTGCACCCGCAGTTCCAGTCTTTTTTTGTCCAAGAAGTTCGAAAGGTTGCAGGTACTCATGAACCCGGTACGAGCCGCAAGGGTATAATCCTAATAACACATTCGCCATTTATATTGGATCTCCGAAGCGTAGACGATATGCAGACCATTGTCTGCTTTTCTACGGACCACAGTCCTCCAAAATATATTGGCGCATTAGCGGAAGCGGAACGTGCCCGTTTCGCATCGCTTGTCCCGCGACTCAACGTTCATCACAAACAACTATTCTTTTCTGACAATCCAATTTTCGTGGAAGGAGTATTTGACGCCCAAATAATCGAAGCGATACAGGAACGCCGAAATACCTCCATCACCGCAGCGGGAAGCTGCCTTATTGACGTTGGAGGTTGTGAAGAAGTGACTAAATATGTCGAACTATGTCGCCACTACGGGAAAAACGCCTACTTTCTGTTCGACCTTGATAGTCTATTTTTAGGAAGTCTTCGACGGTGTATTCGCGAAGATGGAAGCATAGCGGAATTTCTTGCAAGCCTCGGTCTTGGGGCTGATTTTGCTGCCTATTGTGGCGCACTTGACCGCGAATTAACGGACGCAGTCAGAACTATCGAAGGTTCTGATAATGCTGTCGGTGTTATAGAGACGCTTCAAAATTACTTTCGGTCTATCACAGAAGATAACAAGAAACTGAAGCGTCAACGCGTAGCTGTTCTTATCGAAATGGCCGCTGATCGCGACGCAATTGTAGCACTTTTGACAGAGCCAGTTGTCGCCAGTATCGAAGGTCGGCTGAGTCAAATAAGGGCTGCGCTAAGGACAAAAAACATCTTTCTTCTAGGGGGTGGTGCGCTTGAGCATTATCTGCCCTCATACTCCGGAGAAAGATACGATCTCACCGACAGCGCAAAGAAAGTAGCTGTTATGGACGAGGTCGCGTTGCTTGCAAGTGGAGCTATAGATGACAACTTGGAAGATAGATATGGTGAACTATTCCAGTGCATAGCTGCATTGCCTGCCAAACCAGCAGTAGACACAGAAAGAGTGCTTCGTGCTTATGTCGGCGACTATATTCATGAACTCCAAGGGATTGTGGTCGGAAAAGCTAACTGGGATAAAGCTCAGATCGAAGCTCATTTCACTATGGCCCAATCTGGAATCGCCAAGCTGATAACTCTCGAAGAATTTGAGAGAAGAGGAGAGAGAGAGTTCAACGCTATCCTAAAAATCTCCGGCCCAAAAGAATTAAGAGTAGACATCTCACACGAAACAAATGCTGGCATGCATAGTTTTACATTCAGGAGCGAACCCGCAGCTGAGCCTGATGCTGCTCCAGGACCCGTAGCGGTGCGATGA
- the dnaN gene encoding DNA polymerase III subunit beta codes for MKATLERTDLLKSLTHVHRVVERRNTIPILSNVLLRADGSAINLKATDLDLEIVETVPAMIEMPGATTVPAHMFYDIVRKLPEGSQVVLETTGDNSTLEIRAGRSKFTLQMLPETDFPDLTAGDFSHGFSLSAADIRKLIDTTQFAISTEETRYYLNGIYLHTVDAGSGQQFRAVATDGHRLAQAEVPAPQGASGMPGIIVPRKTVGEIQKLLEDPEANVQIELSDTKIRITTGSVVLTSKLIDGTFPDYGRVIPQGNDKEMRVDRDEFKEAVDRVSTISSERGRAVKLALNEGRMVLTVNNPDSGSATEELAVEFDADPLEIGFNSRYLLDIANQLSSDTALFRLADSGSPTLIQDNTVDDCLFVLMPMRV; via the coding sequence ATGAAAGCGACCCTCGAGCGGACCGACCTACTCAAGTCCTTGACCCACGTTCACCGGGTGGTCGAGCGGCGGAATACAATTCCCATCCTGTCAAACGTTTTGCTGCGCGCCGATGGCAGCGCAATCAACCTGAAGGCAACCGACCTCGACCTGGAAATCGTTGAAACCGTCCCGGCGATGATCGAAATGCCGGGCGCGACCACGGTGCCGGCACACATGTTTTACGACATTGTGCGCAAACTGCCGGAAGGCTCCCAGGTTGTGCTCGAGACGACCGGAGACAATTCGACCCTGGAGATCCGCGCGGGCCGCTCGAAATTCACGCTCCAGATGCTGCCGGAAACCGATTTTCCGGATCTTACGGCAGGCGATTTCAGCCACGGCTTCAGCCTGTCTGCCGCCGACATCCGCAAACTCATCGATACAACGCAGTTTGCCATCTCGACAGAAGAGACCCGCTATTATCTGAACGGCATTTATCTTCACACGGTCGATGCCGGGTCCGGCCAGCAATTCCGTGCGGTCGCGACCGACGGGCACCGTCTTGCGCAGGCCGAGGTCCCCGCGCCTCAAGGCGCCTCCGGAATGCCCGGCATCATCGTACCGAGAAAGACGGTCGGCGAAATCCAGAAACTCCTGGAAGACCCGGAAGCAAATGTTCAGATTGAACTCTCAGATACGAAGATCCGGATCACGACCGGGTCTGTGGTGCTTACCTCCAAACTGATCGATGGCACGTTTCCGGACTATGGCCGGGTTATCCCCCAGGGCAATGACAAGGAAATGCGTGTTGACCGCGACGAGTTCAAGGAAGCTGTTGATCGCGTCTCGACGATTTCGTCGGAGCGTGGGCGTGCCGTCAAACTAGCCCTTAATGAGGGACGGATGGTGCTCACGGTCAACAATCCCGATTCGGGCAGCGCTACCGAGGAACTCGCCGTTGAATTTGACGCCGACCCGCTCGAAATCGGCTTCAACTCGCGCTATCTGCTCGACATCGCAAACCAGCTCAGCAGTGATACGGCTTTGTTCCGGCTTGCAGATTCCGGCTCGCCAACGCTCATCCAGGACAACACGGTCGACGATTGCCTGTTTGTTCTGATGCCGATGCGTGTCTGA
- the gyrB gene encoding DNA topoisomerase (ATP-hydrolyzing) subunit B has protein sequence MSDTSTSEPNPTPETENGTEYGADSIKVLKGLDAVRKRPGMYIGDTDDGSGLHHMVYEVVDNAIDEALAGHADHVTVTLNPDGSVTVSDNGRGIPTDMHPEEGVSAAEVIMTQLHAGGKFDQNSYKVSGGLHGVGVSVVNALSNRLDLRIWRDDKEHFMTFAHGEAQGALEVVGPANGKKGTEVTFQPSAETFSKTEFDFNTLEHRLRELAFLNSGVRIILTDKRGVEDVVEELFYEGGLEAFVRYLDRAKHPLIEEPITMKAEKDGITVEAAMWWNDSYHEHVLCFTNNIPQRDGGTHLAGFRAALTRQVTGYAESTGLMKKEKVSLSGDDCREGLTCVLSVKVPDPKFSSQTKDKLVSSEVRPVVENLISQNLNDWLEENPAPAKAIVSKVVEAASAREAARKARELTRRKGALDIASLPGKLADCQERDASKAELFLVEGDSAGGSAKQGRHRENQAVLPLRGKILNVERARFDKMLSSNEIGTLITALGTGIGKEEFNIEKLRYHKIIIMTDADVDGAHIRTLLLTFFFRQMPDLIENGYVYIAQPPLYKVKRGHSEQYLKDQQALEDYLIAQGLDETTLTLANGEVRMGQDLQNVVQTARKIAEIFDGLHSRYNRDVVEQAAIAGALTAEILDDREKAAEAAAYIARRMDILADEFERGWTGEAQDDGSLVFRRTVRGVEEAATIDAALLDSADARRLAAHAEHLNEVYGKAAVLRRKDVPTEIRGPRALLDHVYTFGQKGISLQRYKGLGEMNPEQLWETTLDPNVRSLLQVKVKEADDADDIFTKLMGDEVDPRREFIQDNALTVANLDI, from the coding sequence ATGAGCGACACGTCCACGTCAGAGCCTAATCCGACCCCGGAAACTGAAAACGGCACCGAATACGGAGCCGACTCCATCAAGGTGCTCAAGGGGCTCGATGCCGTGCGCAAGCGGCCAGGCATGTATATCGGAGACACCGATGACGGCTCGGGTCTGCATCACATGGTCTACGAGGTGGTCGACAACGCGATCGACGAGGCACTTGCAGGACATGCTGATCACGTGACCGTTACGCTCAACCCGGACGGTTCGGTCACGGTTTCGGACAATGGCCGCGGGATCCCGACCGACATGCACCCTGAAGAAGGCGTCTCGGCTGCCGAGGTCATCATGACGCAGCTTCATGCAGGCGGGAAGTTCGACCAGAACTCCTACAAGGTTTCAGGCGGTCTGCACGGTGTGGGTGTCTCGGTTGTCAACGCGCTCTCCAACAGGCTCGACCTGCGGATCTGGCGCGACGACAAAGAGCACTTCATGACCTTCGCGCATGGCGAAGCGCAAGGTGCACTGGAAGTAGTCGGCCCGGCAAACGGCAAGAAGGGAACGGAGGTGACGTTCCAACCGTCTGCCGAGACCTTCAGCAAGACCGAGTTCGATTTCAACACGCTGGAACACCGCTTGCGGGAACTTGCCTTCCTCAATTCCGGCGTACGCATCATTCTGACCGACAAGCGCGGTGTTGAAGATGTTGTTGAGGAACTCTTCTATGAGGGCGGGCTGGAAGCCTTTGTGCGCTACCTTGATCGCGCCAAGCACCCGCTGATCGAAGAGCCGATCACCATGAAGGCAGAAAAGGACGGCATCACCGTTGAAGCGGCGATGTGGTGGAACGACAGCTATCATGAACACGTCCTGTGCTTTACCAACAACATCCCGCAACGTGACGGCGGAACGCACCTTGCGGGCTTCCGCGCCGCACTGACCCGGCAGGTCACCGGCTATGCGGAATCCACGGGTTTGATGAAAAAGGAAAAGGTCTCGCTTTCCGGTGACGATTGCCGCGAGGGATTGACCTGTGTTCTGTCCGTGAAAGTGCCCGATCCGAAGTTCTCCTCACAGACCAAGGACAAGCTGGTTTCCTCGGAAGTCCGGCCCGTCGTGGAGAACCTGATTTCGCAGAACCTCAATGACTGGCTGGAAGAAAATCCGGCGCCTGCAAAAGCCATCGTTTCAAAGGTTGTCGAAGCCGCGTCCGCCCGTGAAGCCGCCCGCAAGGCACGGGAACTGACACGGCGCAAGGGCGCTCTCGATATCGCCTCCCTGCCGGGCAAGCTTGCCGATTGCCAGGAGCGGGACGCATCCAAAGCCGAACTCTTCCTGGTGGAGGGTGATTCCGCGGGCGGCTCGGCCAAACAGGGCCGGCACAGAGAAAACCAGGCGGTGCTGCCGCTGCGCGGCAAAATCCTCAATGTGGAGCGCGCGCGCTTTGACAAGATGCTGTCTTCGAACGAGATCGGAACGCTTATCACGGCGCTCGGTACCGGTATCGGCAAAGAAGAGTTCAACATCGAGAAACTGCGCTACCACAAAATCATCATCATGACGGATGCGGACGTGGACGGTGCTCATATCCGAACACTTCTTTTGACATTCTTCTTCCGGCAGATGCCTGACCTGATCGAAAACGGCTATGTCTATATTGCGCAGCCACCGCTTTACAAAGTGAAGCGGGGTCATTCGGAGCAGTATCTGAAAGACCAGCAGGCGCTGGAGGACTACCTCATTGCGCAGGGGCTCGACGAAACAACGCTGACGCTCGCCAATGGTGAGGTCCGGATGGGGCAGGACCTGCAGAATGTCGTCCAGACCGCCCGCAAGATTGCCGAAATATTCGACGGACTTCATTCGCGATACAACCGCGACGTTGTCGAACAGGCTGCGATTGCCGGTGCGCTGACCGCGGAGATCCTGGACGATCGCGAAAAGGCGGCGGAAGCTGCCGCCTATATTGCCCGGCGCATGGATATCCTTGCAGACGAATTCGAGCGGGGCTGGACCGGAGAGGCGCAGGACGATGGCAGCCTCGTTTTCAGGCGCACGGTCCGGGGCGTCGAGGAAGCTGCCACGATAGACGCCGCGCTTCTCGATTCAGCCGATGCCCGCCGTCTTGCGGCGCACGCCGAGCACCTCAACGAGGTCTATGGAAAGGCAGCCGTCCTGCGGCGGAAGGATGTCCCGACCGAAATTCGTGGCCCCCGTGCGCTCCTGGACCATGTCTACACCTTTGGCCAAAAGGGCATTTCGCTGCAGCGCTACAAGGGGCTTGGCGAGATGAACCCGGAACAGCTCTGGGAAACGACGCTGGATCCCAATGTCCGCTCGCTTCTTCAGGTCAAGGTGAAGGAAGCGGACGACGCCGACGACATCTTCACCAAACTGATGGGCGACGAAGTCGATCCGCGCCGCGAGTTCATTCAGGACAATGCCTTGACTGTCGCCAATCTCGACATCTGA